In Ovis aries strain OAR_USU_Benz2616 breed Rambouillet chromosome 13, ARS-UI_Ramb_v3.0, whole genome shotgun sequence, the following are encoded in one genomic region:
- the ITPA gene encoding inosine triphosphate pyrophosphatase isoform X4: MAASLAGKKIVFVTGNAKKLEEVIQILGDKFPCTLVAQKIDLPEYQGEPDEISIRKCQEAARQVQGPVLVEDTCLCFNALGGLPGPYIKWFLEKLKPEGLHQLLEGFQDKSAYALCTFAFSTGDPNEPIRLFRGRTMGRIVVPRGCRDFGWDPCFQPDGYEQTCPTFCFKLIIQG, from the exons ATGGCGGCCTCCTTGGCCGGGAAGAAGATCGTGTTTGTTACAGGGAACGCCAAAAAGCTGGAGGAG GTCATTCAGATTCTAGGAGATAAATTTCCGTGCACTTTGGTGGCGCAGAAAATTGACC TGCCAGAGTACCAAGGAGAGCCTGATGAGATTTCCATTCGCAAGTGTCAGGAGGCAGCTCGCCAG GTGCAGGGCCCTGTACTGGTGGAGGACACCTGTCTGTGCTTCAACGCCCTTGGAGGCCTCCCTGGCCCCTACAT AAAGTGGTTTCTGGAGAAGTTAAAGCCTGAAG GtctccaccaactcctggaggggTTCCAAGACAAGTCTGCCTATGCACTCTGCACGTTCGCATTCAGCACTGGGGACCCAAACGAGCCCATACGCCTCTTCAGGGGCCGGACAATG GGCCGGATTGTGGTGCCCCGTGGCTGTCGGGACTTTGGCTGGGACCCCTGCTTTCAGCCTGATGGATACGAGCAGAC CTGCCCAACGTTCTGCTTCAAGCTCATCATTCAGGGCTGA
- the ITPA gene encoding inosine triphosphate pyrophosphatase isoform X3 gives MAASLAGKKIVFVTGNAKKLEEVIQILGDKFPCTLVAQKIDRAGPCTGGGHLSVLQRPWRPPWPLHNFNPWGMQPGKKVVGTSIHLWCLSYLYFSCRKWFLEKLKPEGLHQLLEGFQDKSAYALCTFAFSTGDPNEPIRLFRGRTMGRIVVPRGCRDFGWDPCFQPDGYEQTCPTFCFKLIIQG, from the exons ATGGCGGCCTCCTTGGCCGGGAAGAAGATCGTGTTTGTTACAGGGAACGCCAAAAAGCTGGAGGAG GTCATTCAGATTCTAGGAGATAAATTTCCGTGCACTTTGGTGGCGCAGAAAATTGACC GTGCAGGGCCCTGTACTGGTGGAGGACACCTGTCTGTGCTTCAACGCCCTTGGAGGCCTCCCTGGCCCCTACAT AACTTTAATCCCTGGGGGATGCAGCCTGGAAAGAAGGTGGTAGGAACATCCATCCATTTGTGGTGTCTGTCTTACCTTTATTTCTCTTGCAGAAAGTGGTTTCTGGAGAAGTTAAAGCCTGAAG GtctccaccaactcctggaggggTTCCAAGACAAGTCTGCCTATGCACTCTGCACGTTCGCATTCAGCACTGGGGACCCAAACGAGCCCATACGCCTCTTCAGGGGCCGGACAATG GGCCGGATTGTGGTGCCCCGTGGCTGTCGGGACTTTGGCTGGGACCCCTGCTTTCAGCCTGATGGATACGAGCAGAC CTGCCCAACGTTCTGCTTCAAGCTCATCATTCAGGGCTGA